Proteins found in one Lutimonas zeaxanthinifaciens genomic segment:
- a CDS encoding 2-oxoacid:ferredoxin oxidoreductase subunit beta, with protein sequence MQDTVEKKYTFKDFASDQEVRWCPGCDDYVILRSMQKALPDMGVKKEDVVFISGIGCSSRFPYYIDSYGMHSIHGRAAAISSGVKLANPDLSVWMITGDGDSLAIGGNHFIHVLRRNLNLNIILFNNEIYGLTKGQFSPTSLIGQKTKSSPYGNTQPPFHPGELALGAQARFFARLGGNSPKEMTALFVEAEKFKGTSLIEILQNCVIFNDGCFTQFTDKKIKEDKQIFLEHGKPMIFGKERDKGLVLNGLKLEVVTIGENGVTEEDILVHNAKCEDNTLHQMLVKLQYPLATGIIRSYEDSTFEEREAMLNEQVKSKSGFSKVDELFFSGETYEVK encoded by the coding sequence ATGCAAGATACTGTAGAAAAAAAATATACTTTCAAGGATTTTGCCAGTGACCAGGAGGTCAGATGGTGTCCCGGTTGTGACGATTATGTGATTCTTAGATCGATGCAGAAGGCCTTGCCGGATATGGGTGTTAAAAAAGAAGATGTTGTTTTTATTTCCGGTATAGGTTGCTCTTCAAGGTTTCCTTACTATATTGATTCTTACGGGATGCACAGTATTCACGGGAGAGCAGCGGCTATTTCAAGTGGTGTGAAACTGGCTAATCCGGATCTAAGTGTCTGGATGATCACCGGAGACGGGGATAGTCTTGCCATTGGGGGGAATCATTTTATTCATGTCCTTAGAAGAAACCTAAACCTCAATATTATCTTGTTTAACAATGAGATATATGGATTGACCAAAGGACAATTTTCTCCAACATCCCTAATAGGTCAAAAAACGAAATCCTCACCATATGGAAACACGCAACCGCCTTTTCATCCGGGAGAACTGGCTCTTGGAGCGCAGGCTAGATTTTTTGCGAGATTAGGAGGTAACAGCCCGAAAGAAATGACAGCTCTTTTTGTAGAAGCTGAGAAATTCAAAGGAACTTCACTTATCGAAATTCTTCAGAATTGTGTTATTTTCAATGACGGTTGTTTTACACAGTTTACGGATAAAAAGATTAAAGAAGATAAACAGATTTTCCTTGAACATGGCAAACCGATGATTTTTGGAAAGGAAAGAGATAAAGGTTTGGTGCTAAACGGATTAAAACTTGAGGTTGTAACGATTGGAGAAAATGGTGTTACTGAAGAAGATATTCTGGTTCACAATGCAAAATGCGAGGATAATACGCTTCATCAGATGCTGGTTAAGCTGCAGTATCCGCTTGCCACTGGAATTATTCGCAGTTATGAAGACTCGACTTTCGAAGAGCGGGAAGCCATGCTGAACGAACAGGTAAAATCAAAATCAGGTTTTTCGAAAGTAGATGAATTATTTTTCTCGGGAGAAACCTATGAAGTTAAATAG
- a CDS encoding NADH-quinone oxidoreductase subunit A: MGYEAILVFFIAGVFLVVLANFLSNLISHKSENPAKKEPYECGIETIGPTWVQFKVGYYLFAILFLLFDIEIAFLVPWAVVFKEIGTVALIEIMVFLFILGLGLLYAYKKRALKWE, from the coding sequence ATGGGGTACGAAGCAATCTTAGTATTTTTTATTGCCGGGGTCTTTTTAGTGGTTCTGGCGAATTTCTTATCGAATCTGATTTCTCACAAATCAGAGAATCCTGCTAAAAAAGAACCTTATGAATGTGGAATTGAAACAATAGGACCTACTTGGGTACAATTCAAGGTAGGGTATTATTTATTCGCAATTCTTTTTTTATTGTTTGATATTGAGATTGCATTTCTGGTGCCTTGGGCAGTGGTTTTTAAAGAAATAGGAACGGTTGCTTTAATTGAAATAATGGTATTTTTATTTATTTTAGGTTTAGGACTGTTATATGCATACAAAAAAAGAGCCTTAAAATGGGAGTAG
- a CDS encoding NADH-quinone oxidoreductase subunit B: MGVEKKRYLSQLEAEGLKEVVPDSFPGKVIPAGNGANIVVTTLDSVVNWGRSNSLWPLYFGTSCCAIEMMQTGAPKHDFSRFGFEVARPSARQADLIIIAGTIVNKMGPVLRRLYDQMAEPKYVIAMGACAISGGPFYYNSYSVIKGADHVIPVDVYVPGCPPRPESLLEGMIMLQDKIKNENMKNKINPIDGFDEGNI, translated from the coding sequence ATGGGAGTAGAAAAGAAGAGATATTTAAGTCAGTTAGAAGCTGAAGGTTTAAAAGAGGTTGTTCCGGATAGTTTTCCGGGAAAAGTAATCCCGGCAGGAAATGGAGCGAATATTGTAGTTACTACGCTGGATTCTGTTGTGAACTGGGGCCGATCGAATTCCTTGTGGCCCTTATATTTTGGTACGAGTTGTTGTGCTATAGAAATGATGCAGACAGGAGCTCCGAAACATGATTTTTCGCGTTTTGGCTTTGAAGTAGCAAGACCTTCTGCCAGACAAGCAGATTTGATCATCATTGCCGGTACTATTGTAAATAAAATGGGACCGGTATTAAGAAGGCTTTATGACCAAATGGCAGAGCCTAAATATGTGATTGCTATGGGAGCATGTGCCATTTCAGGTGGACCGTTTTATTATAATTCCTATTCTGTTATTAAAGGTGCGGATCATGTAATTCCGGTGGATGTTTATGTGCCTGGATGCCCACCAAGGCCCGAATCATTATTGGAAGGGATGATCATGTTACAAGATAAAATAAAGAATGAGAACATGAAGAATAAGATCAATCCTATTGACGGTTTTGATGAAGGAAATATTTAG
- a CDS encoding NADH-quinone oxidoreductase subunit C, translating to MKNEELQNIINGLGENLEFTEEGSEYLTLTVPKEQLHAVCSKLKSEPELKFDYAFCITGMDWGKELGVIYHLESTEFKHAMVVKVKTEDRENPTLDSVSDIWRTAEFHEMEIYDFFGIKFNNHPNLKRLFLTPEWDGWPLRKDYEDETNMIIK from the coding sequence ATGAAAAACGAAGAACTACAAAATATTATTAATGGTTTAGGAGAAAATCTGGAATTCACTGAAGAGGGATCGGAATATTTGACCCTGACGGTCCCTAAAGAACAACTTCATGCAGTTTGCAGTAAGCTAAAATCAGAGCCTGAACTAAAATTTGATTATGCTTTTTGTATCACAGGAATGGACTGGGGTAAAGAATTAGGTGTTATTTATCACTTGGAATCCACTGAATTTAAACATGCGATGGTTGTAAAAGTGAAGACTGAAGACAGAGAGAACCCAACACTTGATTCTGTTTCTGATATCTGGAGAACAGCCGAATTTCATGAAATGGAAATCTATGATTTTTTTGGTATAAAATTCAATAATCATCCAAATTTAAAGCGCCTTTTCTTAACCCCGGAATGGGATGGCTGGCCTTTGAGAAAAGATTATGAAGATGAAACTAATATGATTATTAAATAG
- a CDS encoding NADH-quinone oxidoreductase subunit D: MANQDLTTKIKTEEYFVNMGPQHPAAHGVLRLLLTIDGEIIKNVEPDLGYIHRSIEKMCERDSYQQIVHLTDRMDYLSSHINNEAVCLAVEKGLEIEVPDRVKVIRTIIGELTRIASHCLWWGVMGMDLGALTTYFYAFRDREMINDIFEETCGARLTMNYNIPGGLMFDVHPNFVNRTKEFIKHFKTKIPEYDRLLTGNVIFEKRTKGVGILTKEDAISFGVTGPVARGSGFSSDVRKHHPYSAYDRVEFKEALYTEGDTYARYKVRIMEMWESMSIIEQLIDNIPEGEIQTTTKAVIKLPKGEYYQRVETARGELGVYINSTGTKNPYRLKFRSPGFSNLSVLNHISKGSKIADLVATMASFDFVIPDIDR, from the coding sequence ATGGCCAATCAAGACTTAACAACCAAAATTAAAACGGAAGAATACTTCGTTAATATGGGTCCTCAACACCCTGCAGCTCATGGTGTTTTACGTTTGTTATTAACCATTGATGGAGAAATAATCAAAAATGTTGAGCCCGATCTCGGTTATATACATCGTTCTATTGAAAAAATGTGCGAACGAGATAGTTATCAGCAAATCGTTCATCTCACAGACAGGATGGATTATTTGTCTTCTCATATCAATAATGAGGCTGTATGCCTGGCGGTAGAAAAAGGACTTGAAATAGAGGTTCCTGATCGCGTAAAAGTGATTCGTACTATTATTGGGGAACTTACTCGAATAGCATCTCATTGTTTATGGTGGGGTGTAATGGGAATGGACCTGGGAGCATTAACAACCTATTTCTATGCCTTTAGAGATCGCGAGATGATCAACGATATTTTTGAAGAAACCTGTGGTGCCCGGCTAACTATGAATTACAACATTCCTGGCGGACTCATGTTTGATGTTCATCCAAATTTTGTAAATCGAACCAAAGAATTTATTAAGCATTTTAAAACCAAAATTCCTGAATACGACCGTTTGTTAACAGGAAATGTAATTTTCGAGAAAAGAACAAAAGGAGTTGGGATTCTGACAAAAGAGGATGCCATTTCGTTTGGCGTTACGGGCCCGGTTGCCAGAGGTTCCGGTTTTTCAAGTGATGTGAGAAAGCATCACCCGTACAGCGCCTATGATCGTGTTGAATTTAAGGAGGCTTTATATACAGAAGGAGATACTTACGCGAGATATAAAGTAAGAATAATGGAAATGTGGGAGTCGATGTCAATTATTGAACAATTGATCGATAATATTCCGGAAGGAGAGATCCAAACAACAACAAAAGCAGTAATTAAATTACCAAAAGGTGAATATTACCAGCGAGTTGAAACGGCAAGAGGAGAATTAGGGGTTTATATAAACAGCACCGGAACCAAAAATCCATACAGGCTTAAATTTCGTTCACCCGGATTTTCGAATTTATCCGTTTTAAACCATATTTCAAAAGGAAGTAAAATAGCCGATTTAGTGGCCACTATGGCTTCATTTGATTTTGTAATTCCAGATATAGATCGCTAA
- the nuoH gene encoding NADH-quinone oxidoreductase subunit NuoH codes for MMNLPLSITKTISDWVYSIMPESAATVTIWVLIAAAYLALFAVAGLYLVLLERKVAAWFQLRLGPNRVGPGGLFQTMADALKLVSKELTSTIKVDKFLFNLAPYFVIVSALISISVLPFSRHFQAFDINIGVFFLLAVSSIGVIGILLGGWASNNKFALIGAMRSGLQTISYELSVGLSILTMVLLTGSLQLSEIIEVQRTGGWLIVQGHIPAIIAFMIFMIAGTAETNRAPFDLVEAESELGAGFHTEYSGMKFAYFFLAEFINMFIIASIAVVLFFGGWLSPFGITDNIAWFPESIWFLIKVLIIIFLMMWFRWTFPRLRVDQLLTLEWKYLLPINLVNIVIMAIVIWLNWTI; via the coding sequence ATGATGAATTTACCATTAAGCATAACAAAAACAATAAGTGATTGGGTTTACTCGATCATGCCTGAAAGTGCAGCGACGGTTACAATTTGGGTATTAATTGCAGCAGCTTATCTAGCCTTATTTGCAGTGGCAGGTTTGTATTTAGTATTGTTGGAACGCAAAGTAGCTGCGTGGTTTCAGTTGAGATTGGGGCCAAACAGAGTTGGGCCGGGGGGATTGTTTCAAACCATGGCGGATGCCTTAAAGCTGGTTTCTAAAGAATTGACAAGTACTATAAAGGTGGATAAATTTTTATTCAATTTAGCCCCTTATTTTGTCATAGTTTCTGCACTAATTTCAATTAGCGTTTTACCTTTTTCGAGACACTTTCAGGCCTTTGATATCAATATCGGGGTGTTCTTTTTATTGGCAGTCTCCTCAATTGGTGTGATAGGAATTTTATTGGGAGGATGGGCCAGTAACAACAAATTTGCTTTGATAGGGGCCATGCGAAGCGGATTACAGACTATTAGTTATGAATTGTCGGTAGGCTTGTCCATATTAACAATGGTATTGCTGACAGGATCTTTGCAATTATCTGAAATTATTGAGGTACAGAGAACCGGTGGCTGGTTGATCGTACAGGGTCATATTCCTGCGATCATCGCCTTTATGATTTTTATGATAGCTGGAACGGCAGAAACCAACAGGGCACCTTTTGATTTGGTAGAAGCAGAATCTGAGCTGGGAGCCGGATTTCACACAGAATATTCAGGGATGAAATTTGCCTATTTCTTCTTAGCCGAATTCATCAATATGTTTATTATTGCTTCTATAGCTGTCGTATTATTTTTTGGCGGATGGTTATCTCCCTTTGGAATCACGGATAATATTGCATGGTTCCCTGAATCTATTTGGTTTTTGATAAAAGTACTGATCATTATCTTTTTAATGATGTGGTTTAGGTGGACTTTTCCAAGATTGAGGGTAGATCAGTTATTAACCCTGGAGTGGAAGTATTTATTACCGATAAACTTGGTAAATATCGTAATAATGGCAATAGTAATTTGGTTGAATTGGACAATTTAA
- a CDS encoding 4Fe-4S binding protein, giving the protein MSYFSDIYHGIKTLFKGMSVTGGYFIRARKGSITQQYPDNRDTLKMFDRFRGEVVMPHDENNEHHCTGCQKCEIACPNGTIEIVWDRQVDPATGKKKKMIDKHIYHLSMCTMCGLCIEACPTDAIVWAQNYENSVYDRSALTKVLNQPGSKVKAGIED; this is encoded by the coding sequence ATGAGTTACTTTTCAGATATATATCACGGAATTAAAACCTTATTCAAAGGGATGAGTGTTACCGGAGGATATTTTATTCGTGCTCGAAAGGGCAGTATCACACAACAATATCCGGATAACAGAGATACTTTAAAAATGTTCGATCGGTTTCGAGGAGAGGTTGTAATGCCTCATGACGAAAATAATGAACATCATTGTACCGGATGCCAGAAATGTGAAATTGCCTGTCCTAACGGGACAATTGAGATCGTCTGGGACAGACAGGTCGATCCGGCAACTGGGAAAAAGAAAAAAATGATCGATAAGCATATTTATCATTTATCTATGTGTACCATGTGTGGTTTATGTATCGAAGCTTGCCCAACCGATGCTATTGTCTGGGCACAGAATTATGAAAATTCTGTTTATGACAGAAGCGCACTAACTAAAGTATTGAACCAGCCTGGCTCTAAGGTAAAAGCAGGAATAGAAGATTAA
- a CDS encoding NADH-quinone oxidoreductase subunit J family protein — MERIVFYLIALIMIVFAIKAVSSRKMLRAVIYLLFVLIGIAGIYFLVDYAFMAAIQLAVYAGGVIVLIIFSVLLVHHIELRLEVSKLSQRVLAGLLSLSGLTVTLYTIFTFDFNPVENTNSIEVYDIGHGMLSYKAGGFILPFEVISVLLVAVMIGAIVIAKGKRLEQ; from the coding sequence ATGGAAAGAATTGTATTTTATCTTATTGCTTTGATCATGATCGTTTTCGCGATTAAAGCGGTTTCAAGTAGAAAAATGCTAAGAGCAGTGATCTACCTTTTATTCGTATTAATAGGAATCGCAGGTATTTATTTTTTGGTCGACTATGCGTTTATGGCCGCTATTCAATTGGCTGTTTATGCAGGTGGTGTAATTGTTTTGATCATTTTCTCTGTATTGCTGGTACACCATATAGAATTAAGACTTGAGGTTTCGAAATTATCTCAACGCGTTTTGGCGGGATTGTTAAGCCTTTCAGGACTCACCGTGACCCTATATACAATTTTCACATTTGACTTTAATCCGGTTGAAAACACAAACAGCATCGAAGTCTATGATATCGGACATGGCATGTTGAGTTATAAGGCAGGTGGGTTTATACTCCCTTTTGAAGTAATTAGTGTATTGCTGGTTGCCGTGATGATTGGCGCCATAGTGATTGCAAAAGGTAAACGCTTAGAACAATAA
- the nuoK gene encoding NADH-quinone oxidoreductase subunit NuoK: MIQGISIYEILTLTSILFFIGVYGFLTRKNLITMLLSIELILNASAINFVVINTYLFPENLQGVFFSVFIVAIAAAETALAVAIVINLYKLITSVEVKDTEIMKF, encoded by the coding sequence ATGATACAGGGAATTAGCATATATGAAATCTTAACCTTGACTTCCATACTTTTTTTTATCGGGGTTTACGGATTTTTAACAAGAAAGAATCTGATCACCATGTTATTGTCAATTGAGTTGATACTGAATGCTTCAGCCATCAATTTTGTTGTGATCAACACCTATTTGTTTCCAGAAAATCTTCAAGGGGTATTCTTCTCGGTTTTTATAGTTGCAATAGCGGCGGCGGAAACGGCACTTGCGGTTGCGATCGTCATCAACTTGTACAAACTGATAACATCAGTTGAAGTCAAGGATACAGAAATAATGAAATTTTGA
- the nuoL gene encoding NADH-quinone oxidoreductase subunit L, whose protein sequence is MDFSYTILIPLIPLAVFLLLGINYNRIKPAVSGWIGSLGLLATLVLSYYAAYQYFFVAGQLEGVYQSFTHQWRWMTFNDSLYIDMGVLIDQISVMMLIVVSTISFMVHLYSRGYMKGDPGYTKFFAYLSLFTFSMMGLVLAVNLFQIYIFWELVGVSSFLLIGYYYTKPSAVSAAKKAFIVTRFADLGFLIGILIIGYYGGSYDFATLNDLDGSVIANWASLSFMGLSVITWGLLLIFIGGAGKSAMFPLHIWLPDAMEGPTPVSALIHAATMVVAGVYLVARLFPLFYFVEGGYALNVVAWVGAFSALFAAIIALTQNDIKRVLAFSTMSQIGYMMLALGVSGYTGHDGLGYMASMFHLFTHAMFKGLLFLGAGSIIHAIHSNNLQEMGGLRKYMPITHITFLIAALSIAGFPGFAGFFSKDEILVAAFEHNRLIYVIGVLVAGLTAFYMFRLYFGIFWGTDRQYKHAPHESPLSMTGPMIFLAFMSVAAGYIHFSEYVTADKQPFEAHLNYPLAAIAVSVGLFGIILAYLFYKKPSTLPDKTAKSFGQLYKWAYDKFYFDELYLFVTKQIIFKRISAPFAWFDKNVVDGTMNLIGNSTVSGSEKIKKIQSGVVQDYAFAFIAGAVVLAMIFIYKWII, encoded by the coding sequence ATGGATTTTAGTTATACGATTTTAATTCCGCTTATCCCTTTGGCAGTGTTTCTGTTGCTTGGGATCAATTACAACCGCATCAAACCTGCCGTGTCAGGATGGATAGGCTCATTGGGGCTTCTTGCTACCCTGGTTTTATCTTATTATGCTGCTTATCAGTATTTCTTTGTGGCAGGACAATTAGAAGGCGTTTACCAGTCTTTTACCCATCAATGGAGATGGATGACTTTTAACGATTCGCTTTATATTGATATGGGGGTTCTCATTGATCAGATTTCAGTAATGATGCTTATTGTTGTGTCCACGATTTCATTTATGGTTCATCTCTACAGCAGAGGCTATATGAAAGGAGACCCGGGTTACACCAAGTTTTTTGCTTATCTGTCTTTGTTTACTTTTTCCATGATGGGATTGGTACTCGCGGTTAATTTATTTCAGATCTATATATTCTGGGAACTTGTCGGAGTTTCATCATTCCTTCTGATAGGCTATTATTATACAAAGCCTTCAGCGGTTTCAGCTGCAAAAAAAGCTTTTATTGTTACCCGATTTGCTGACCTGGGATTTTTGATCGGTATTTTGATCATCGGTTATTATGGAGGGTCTTATGATTTTGCTACATTAAATGACCTGGATGGCAGTGTTATAGCGAATTGGGCTTCTCTTTCTTTTATGGGCCTCTCGGTTATTACCTGGGGACTATTACTCATATTTATTGGGGGAGCGGGAAAATCTGCCATGTTTCCTTTACATATCTGGTTACCTGACGCTATGGAAGGACCAACACCCGTATCCGCTTTGATACATGCTGCAACCATGGTTGTGGCAGGGGTTTATCTGGTTGCCAGGCTTTTCCCACTGTTCTATTTTGTTGAAGGTGGATACGCCTTAAATGTTGTAGCCTGGGTAGGGGCTTTCTCTGCACTTTTCGCGGCGATAATAGCCCTGACACAAAATGATATAAAAAGAGTGCTGGCTTTTTCTACCATGTCACAGATTGGTTACATGATGCTGGCCCTGGGTGTTTCAGGCTATACCGGACATGACGGGCTGGGTTATATGGCCTCCATGTTCCACCTCTTTACACATGCCATGTTTAAAGGCTTGCTCTTCCTTGGAGCCGGTTCAATAATTCATGCCATTCACAGTAATAATTTACAAGAGATGGGCGGCCTTCGAAAATACATGCCGATTACGCATATTACCTTTTTAATAGCTGCTTTATCGATTGCAGGGTTTCCTGGATTTGCCGGTTTTTTCAGTAAGGATGAAATTCTGGTAGCCGCTTTTGAACACAACCGACTCATTTACGTTATAGGTGTCCTCGTTGCCGGACTTACCGCTTTTTATATGTTCAGATTGTATTTCGGTATTTTCTGGGGAACAGACAGGCAATACAAGCACGCGCCTCATGAGTCTCCTTTATCAATGACCGGTCCAATGATATTTTTGGCTTTTATGAGTGTTGCTGCAGGTTACATTCATTTTAGTGAGTATGTAACTGCTGACAAACAGCCTTTTGAAGCGCATCTGAATTATCCGCTGGCGGCCATAGCTGTGAGCGTTGGGTTATTTGGAATTATTTTAGCCTATTTGTTTTATAAAAAGCCGAGTACTTTGCCCGATAAAACGGCAAAATCTTTTGGACAATTGTACAAATGGGCCTATGACAAGTTTTATTTTGATGAGCTGTATTTATTTGTAACAAAGCAGATCATCTTTAAAAGGATTTCTGCCCCGTTTGCATGGTTTGACAAGAATGTTGTTGACGGTACCATGAATCTCATTGGTAACTCCACGGTATCGGGATCAGAAAAAATTAAGAAAATTCAATCAGGAGTCGTTCAGGATTATGCCTTCGCATTTATAGCAGGTGCGGTTGTTCTGGCCATGATATTTATTTATAAATGGATTATTTAG
- a CDS encoding complex I subunit 4 family protein, producing MDILSLFVVVPVITILVLILSKNLKQSRVIAAVGMLVQFLMSLNLIYAYVQERKVNDDIMVFMKDYMWFERFNIHYTIGVDGISVAMIVLASIVVLAGVFISWKMEDLHKEFFIALIVLATGVFGFFISIDLFTMFLFYEIAVIPMFLLIGIWGSGPKEYSAMKLTLMLMGASALLLVGILGIYFNSNPEGGALTYNILEIAQVNIPYEAQNLFFPLTFIGFAVLGALFPFHTWSPDGHASAPTAVSMLHAGVLMKLGGYGVFRVAMYLLPDGAMSWSNFFIVLSVIGVFYGALAAIKQTDLKYINAYSSVSHLGMVLFALLMLNKTSWNGAILQSLSHGFMTALFFALIGMIYGRTHTRDVRKMSGLLKVIPFISAMYVIAGLASLGLPGFSGFMAEMQIFVGAFEHPDMFHRVATVVTVSAIVVTAVYILRVVGMMLMGPVKNEEFNQFEKATWYERTGVILLLIPIVFMGVTPIWLSDMIRESLTPFIERLI from the coding sequence ATGGATATACTAAGCTTATTTGTTGTCGTACCGGTCATAACCATTTTGGTTTTGATACTTTCAAAGAATTTGAAACAATCCAGGGTGATTGCCGCAGTTGGAATGCTGGTACAGTTTTTAATGTCACTGAATTTGATATACGCTTATGTTCAGGAAAGAAAAGTGAATGACGATATTATGGTCTTTATGAAAGACTATATGTGGTTTGAAAGGTTCAATATCCATTATACCATTGGAGTAGACGGTATTTCCGTCGCTATGATCGTTCTCGCTTCGATCGTAGTGCTGGCAGGTGTTTTTATTTCCTGGAAAATGGAAGACCTGCATAAAGAATTCTTTATTGCCCTAATTGTTTTAGCTACAGGAGTATTTGGGTTTTTCATATCCATTGATCTGTTTACCATGTTCTTGTTCTATGAAATTGCGGTTATACCAATGTTCTTGCTGATAGGGATCTGGGGTTCTGGCCCAAAGGAATATTCGGCCATGAAACTTACGCTAATGCTGATGGGGGCCTCAGCACTTTTACTAGTCGGGATCCTGGGAATTTACTTTAATTCAAATCCAGAGGGAGGGGCCTTAACTTATAATATTCTTGAAATAGCGCAGGTAAATATTCCTTACGAGGCTCAAAACCTGTTTTTCCCATTAACTTTTATTGGATTTGCGGTATTAGGTGCCTTGTTCCCGTTCCACACCTGGTCACCTGATGGTCATGCCTCGGCTCCAACAGCCGTGTCTATGCTTCATGCAGGCGTATTGATGAAACTTGGAGGATATGGCGTATTTCGGGTGGCGATGTACCTGCTTCCTGACGGGGCGATGTCCTGGTCAAACTTTTTTATTGTTTTGTCTGTAATCGGTGTCTTTTATGGAGCACTTGCAGCCATTAAACAAACTGATTTAAAATACATCAATGCTTACTCCTCTGTAAGCCATTTGGGAATGGTTTTGTTTGCCTTGCTTATGCTTAACAAAACCTCCTGGAACGGAGCTATTTTGCAGTCTTTGTCGCATGGATTTATGACAGCCTTGTTCTTTGCGCTGATAGGGATGATCTACGGAAGAACACACACCCGTGATGTACGAAAAATGAGTGGTCTCTTAAAAGTAATACCCTTTATTTCTGCTATGTATGTAATTGCAGGTCTGGCTTCCCTCGGTTTACCCGGATTCAGTGGATTTATGGCAGAGATGCAGATTTTTGTGGGTGCGTTTGAGCATCCGGATATGTTCCACAGAGTGGCAACAGTTGTTACTGTTTCTGCAATTGTGGTTACAGCAGTTTATATTTTAAGGGTTGTTGGAATGATGCTGATGGGACCGGTAAAGAATGAAGAATTTAACCAATTTGAAAAGGCAACCTGGTATGAAAGAACAGGTGTGATCCTTTTATTAATTCCCATTGTATTTATGGGTGTTACCCCAATTTGGTTGAGCGACATGATCAGAGAGAGTTTAACTCCGTTTATAGAAAGGTTGATTTAG